The Sphingomonas sp. KR3-1 genome contains a region encoding:
- a CDS encoding GNAT family N-acetyltransferase: protein MEPERQPVLEGERVLLRPSTPEDWDALFAVASDPLVWEVHPAHDRWQESVFRAYFDAGIASGGALTILDKASGQVIGSSRFDNWDRAADEIEIGWTYLARRYWGDGTNREIKRLMLDHIHRFVRTAVFTVGVDNVRSRKAMEKIGGVVRPGTVDRLMAGAMKPHVIYEIRRP, encoded by the coding sequence ATGGAGCCCGAGCGGCAGCCGGTCCTCGAAGGCGAGCGGGTGCTGCTGCGGCCGAGCACGCCCGAGGATTGGGACGCGCTGTTCGCGGTCGCCTCCGATCCGCTGGTCTGGGAAGTCCATCCGGCGCACGACCGCTGGCAGGAAAGCGTGTTCCGCGCCTATTTCGATGCCGGCATCGCCAGCGGCGGGGCGCTGACGATCCTCGACAAGGCCAGCGGCCAGGTGATCGGATCGTCGCGCTTCGACAATTGGGATCGAGCCGCCGACGAGATCGAGATCGGCTGGACCTATCTGGCGCGGCGCTATTGGGGCGACGGCACCAATCGCGAGATCAAGCGGCTGATGCTCGACCATATCCACCGCTTCGTGCGCACCGCGGTGTTCACCGTCGGGGTGGACAATGTGCGGTCGCGCAAGGCGATGGAGAAGATCGGCGGCGTAGTGCGGCCGGGCACGGTCGACCGGCTGATGGCAGGCGCGATGAAGCCGCATGTGATCTACGAGATACGCCGTCCATGA
- a CDS encoding CaiB/BaiF CoA-transferase family protein, which translates to MKPLQGIKVVELARILAGPWCGQLLADLGAEVTKIERPGEGDDTRHWGPPFLHDAEGENRDAAYFHACNRGKTSLAIDIATAEGQAAVRALVADADVVIENYKVGGLVKYALDPASLRALNPKLVVCSITGFGQTGPYAPRAGYDFIIQGMGGFMSLTGEPDGAPQKAGIAYADIFTGVYSAVAILVALRRRDTTGEGAHIDMALLDTQVGVLANQALNWMANPAKVPHRMGNGHANLVPYQAFDAKDGALIIAVGNDSQFRKLCGVLGLDYGADPRFATNPARVENRATLLPLLEAAIRQWAKADLYEALEAEGVPAGPINTIDEVFADPQVIARGMRIARDGLPGIASPITIDGERMVADRASPKRPRS; encoded by the coding sequence ATGAAGCCGCTTCAGGGCATCAAGGTCGTCGAGCTGGCGCGGATCCTTGCCGGGCCCTGGTGCGGGCAGCTGCTCGCCGACCTGGGCGCCGAGGTGACTAAGATCGAGCGGCCGGGCGAAGGCGACGATACCCGGCATTGGGGGCCGCCCTTCCTCCACGATGCCGAGGGCGAGAATCGCGACGCCGCCTATTTCCATGCCTGCAACCGGGGCAAGACCTCGCTGGCGATCGATATCGCCACCGCGGAGGGCCAGGCGGCGGTGCGCGCGCTGGTCGCCGATGCCGATGTGGTGATCGAGAACTACAAGGTCGGCGGGCTGGTGAAATACGCACTCGATCCCGCATCGCTCCGGGCGCTGAACCCCAAGCTGGTCGTCTGCTCGATCACCGGTTTCGGCCAGACCGGGCCCTATGCGCCGCGCGCGGGATACGACTTCATCATCCAGGGCATGGGCGGGTTCATGTCGCTGACCGGCGAGCCCGACGGCGCGCCGCAAAAGGCCGGCATCGCCTATGCCGACATCTTCACCGGCGTCTATTCGGCGGTGGCGATCCTGGTGGCGCTGCGCAGGCGGGACACCACGGGCGAGGGCGCGCATATCGACATGGCGCTACTCGACACGCAGGTGGGCGTGCTCGCCAACCAGGCGCTCAACTGGATGGCCAATCCAGCCAAGGTGCCGCACCGGATGGGCAATGGCCACGCCAACCTGGTGCCCTACCAGGCGTTCGACGCGAAGGACGGCGCGCTGATCATCGCGGTCGGCAATGATTCGCAGTTCCGCAAGCTCTGCGGGGTGCTCGGGCTCGACTATGGCGCCGATCCGCGCTTCGCGACCAATCCCGCGCGGGTCGAGAATCGCGCGACGCTGCTGCCGCTGCTCGAGGCGGCGATCCGGCAATGGGCCAAGGCCGATCTCTACGAAGCGCTCGAGGCCGAGGGAGTCCCGGCCGGGCCGATCAACACGATCGACGAAGTGTTCGCCGACCCGCAGGTGATCGCCCGCGGGATGCGGATCGCGCGCGACGGCCTGCCCGGCATCGCCTCGCCGATCACGATCGACGGCGAACGGATGGTGGCGGACCGGGCGAGCCCGAAGCGGCCACGATCTTAA
- a CDS encoding DUF72 domain-containing protein — MSSAPIRVGIGGWTFEPWRGGAFYPEKLSQKKELEYASRQLTAIEINGTYYSSFKPATFEGWAKTVPDGFVFAVKGSRFCTNRKVLADAGESVAKFVGQGVIELGDRLGPLMWQFMATKKFDAQDFGAFLDLLPRAHEGVPLRHAVQVRHESFAVPEFVDLCRKAGVAIVYADSPTYPAIADVTGDFVYARLEAGADENPFCYPESELPRWTEAAKTWAAGGRPAGLPYVEDQDPPKQPRETFVFFIHGGKVRAPAAAQELIRRLG; from the coding sequence ATGAGCAGTGCACCCATTCGAGTCGGTATCGGCGGCTGGACCTTCGAGCCCTGGCGGGGCGGTGCCTTCTATCCGGAGAAGCTCTCCCAGAAGAAGGAGCTCGAATATGCCTCGCGCCAGCTGACCGCGATCGAGATCAACGGCACCTATTATTCGAGCTTCAAGCCCGCGACGTTCGAGGGTTGGGCGAAGACGGTGCCCGACGGCTTCGTCTTCGCGGTGAAGGGCTCGCGCTTCTGCACCAACCGCAAGGTGCTGGCGGACGCCGGCGAATCGGTGGCGAAGTTCGTCGGCCAGGGCGTGATCGAGCTCGGCGACCGGCTCGGGCCTCTGATGTGGCAGTTCATGGCCACCAAGAAGTTCGACGCCCAGGATTTCGGCGCCTTCCTCGACCTGCTGCCGCGCGCGCATGAAGGCGTGCCGCTCCGCCACGCCGTCCAGGTGCGGCACGAGAGCTTCGCGGTGCCCGAGTTCGTCGACCTGTGCCGCAAGGCGGGCGTCGCGATCGTCTATGCCGATTCGCCGACCTATCCGGCGATCGCCGATGTGACCGGCGACTTCGTCTATGCGCGGCTCGAAGCAGGCGCGGACGAGAACCCATTTTGCTATCCCGAAAGCGAATTGCCGCGCTGGACCGAAGCGGCGAAGACTTGGGCCGCGGGCGGCCGCCCCGCCGGGCTTCCCTATGTCGAGGACCAGGATCCGCCAAAGCAGCCGCGCGAGACCTTTGTCTTCTTCATCCATGGCGGCAAGGTGCGCGCGCCGGCGGCGGCGCAAGAGCTGATCCGCCGGCTCGGCTGA
- a CDS encoding DUF2147 domain-containing protein, with product MFGKIFRAILPALALSLSLVAPASAGSPPDSAPIASEWRNPSNSVHVRLDRCGGAICGTVTWASDKAIADAKRGGTTQLVGTHLFRDLKPDGAGRWSGKVFVPDIRQTFSGTVEFQDGDKMVGKGCVLFGIICKSQTWSRVR from the coding sequence ATGTTCGGCAAGATCTTTCGGGCGATTCTGCCCGCACTCGCGCTTTCCCTCTCGCTCGTCGCTCCCGCCTCGGCCGGCTCCCCGCCCGATTCGGCGCCGATCGCCAGCGAGTGGCGCAACCCCAGCAACAGCGTGCACGTCCGCCTCGACCGGTGCGGCGGCGCGATCTGCGGCACGGTCACCTGGGCCAGCGACAAGGCGATCGCCGATGCGAAGCGCGGCGGCACGACCCAGCTGGTCGGCACGCATCTCTTCCGCGACCTGAAGCCCGACGGCGCCGGCCGGTGGAGCGGCAAGGTGTTCGTCCCCGATATCCGCCAGACCTTTTCGGGCACGGTCGAGTTCCAGGACGGCGACAAGATGGTCGGCAAGGGCTGCGTGCTGTTCGGGATCATCTGCAAGTCGCAGACCTGGTCGCGCGTGCGCTGA
- a CDS encoding DUF2147 domain-containing protein, giving the protein MIARLALALGAAFLLSAAPLPDGIEGVWANPRGSVHIRYESCGKGAICGTVVWASDKAMADARRGGTDSLIGTQIFRNLYKAGPNSWKGKVFVPDIRKTFSGTVTIEGDKMIGRGCLVLGVGCKSQTWLRVAE; this is encoded by the coding sequence ATGATCGCACGACTTGCCCTGGCGCTCGGCGCCGCCTTCCTCCTCTCCGCCGCGCCGCTTCCCGACGGAATCGAGGGCGTGTGGGCCAATCCGCGCGGCAGCGTCCACATCCGCTACGAATCCTGCGGCAAGGGCGCGATCTGCGGCACCGTCGTCTGGGCGAGCGACAAGGCGATGGCGGACGCCAGGCGCGGCGGGACGGACAGCCTGATCGGCACCCAGATCTTCCGCAACCTCTACAAGGCCGGCCCGAACAGCTGGAAGGGCAAGGTGTTCGTGCCCGACATCCGCAAGACGTTCTCGGGAACGGTGACGATCGAAGGCGACAAGATGATCGGCCGCGGCTGCCTGGTGCTCGGCGTCGGCTGCAAGTCGCAGACCTGGTTGCGGGTCGCGGAATGA
- a CDS encoding tetratricopeptide repeat protein yields the protein MATLGLTPAEKEAVDAFRRDVVEPSMTSLVIIDFWAEWCGPCKALTPVLEKVAADYAGKGVALAKVDVDANQFIANQFQVRSIPTVYAMFQGQLVADLSSARTETQLRTMLDQILRQLPVQSAEGEAQAELEPLIAAAEQMLADGDADQALSVFEQIAEIAPDHPQVAAGRARALLALARADEAEAVLATLPEDAKGAEIEQARAALALAREATPVEDLSGLAAQAATGDMEARYELAGGQMAAGDRDAAAGTLLDMIRDDREWNEGAARQRLLKLFEAVGLEDPWVSAQRRKLSAILFG from the coding sequence TTGGCCACGCTTGGACTCACCCCCGCGGAGAAGGAAGCCGTCGACGCATTCCGCCGCGACGTCGTCGAGCCCTCGATGACCAGTCTGGTCATCATCGACTTCTGGGCGGAATGGTGCGGGCCGTGCAAGGCGCTCACGCCCGTGCTCGAAAAGGTCGCCGCCGACTATGCCGGCAAGGGCGTGGCGCTTGCCAAGGTCGATGTCGATGCGAATCAGTTCATCGCCAACCAGTTCCAGGTCCGCTCGATCCCGACCGTCTATGCGATGTTCCAGGGCCAGCTGGTCGCCGACCTGAGTTCGGCCCGCACCGAGACGCAGCTGCGCACGATGCTCGACCAGATCCTGCGCCAGCTCCCCGTGCAGAGTGCCGAGGGCGAGGCCCAGGCCGAGCTCGAGCCGCTGATCGCCGCCGCCGAGCAGATGCTGGCCGATGGTGACGCCGACCAGGCGCTGAGCGTCTTCGAGCAGATCGCCGAGATTGCCCCCGATCACCCCCAGGTCGCCGCCGGCCGCGCCCGCGCGCTGCTGGCGCTGGCCCGTGCCGACGAGGCCGAGGCGGTGCTCGCCACCCTGCCCGAGGACGCCAAGGGCGCCGAGATCGAGCAGGCACGCGCCGCGCTCGCGCTCGCCCGGGAAGCGACTCCGGTCGAGGACCTCAGCGGCCTCGCCGCCCAGGCCGCGACCGGCGACATGGAAGCGCGCTACGAGCTGGCCGGCGGCCAGATGGCCGCGGGCGACCGCGACGCCGCCGCAGGCACGCTGCTCGACATGATTCGCGACGACCGCGAATGGAACGAGGGCGCTGCGCGGCAACGTCTGCTGAAGCTGTTCGAAGCCGTCGGCCTGGAAGACCCCTGGGTCTCGGCGCAGCGCCGCAAGCTCTCCGCGATCCTGTTCGGATGA
- a CDS encoding LON peptidase substrate-binding domain-containing protein: MTPSGQITRLSVFPLGGALLLPRMHLPLHIFEPRYRAMVSDSLVRDRRIGMIQPRGAGEPPPLFDIGCVGRIAEVEALDDGRFDIVLEGLARFTVLRELDVTTPFRQVEAELEAVGESEILALAERAALEIESRRFADGLGYAVDWEAVARLDDESLVNGIAQIAPFDAASKQALLEADTLAERSELIVQLMQFYGRHDGDEAGTLQ; encoded by the coding sequence ATGACGCCTTCGGGGCAGATCACGCGGCTCTCGGTATTTCCGCTGGGCGGCGCGCTGCTCCTGCCGCGGATGCACTTGCCGCTGCACATCTTCGAGCCGCGCTACCGGGCGATGGTCTCAGATTCGCTGGTCCGCGACCGGCGAATCGGGATGATCCAGCCGCGCGGGGCCGGCGAGCCGCCGCCCTTATTCGACATCGGCTGTGTCGGCCGGATCGCCGAAGTGGAAGCGCTCGACGACGGGCGCTTCGACATCGTGCTGGAAGGGCTGGCGCGCTTCACCGTGCTGCGCGAGCTGGACGTCACGACGCCGTTCCGCCAGGTCGAGGCCGAGCTGGAGGCGGTCGGCGAAAGCGAGATCCTCGCGCTTGCCGAGCGCGCCGCGCTGGAAATCGAATCGCGCCGCTTCGCCGATGGCCTTGGCTATGCGGTCGACTGGGAAGCCGTCGCGCGGCTCGACGACGAATCGCTGGTCAACGGCATCGCCCAGATCGCCCCGTTCGACGCGGCATCGAAACAGGCGCTGCTCGAGGCGGACACGCTGGCCGAGCGCTCCGAGCTGATCGTCCAGCTGATGCAATTCTATGGCCGCCACGACGGGGACGAGGCCGGGACGCTGCAATAG